A genomic segment from Synchiropus splendidus isolate RoL2022-P1 chromosome 18, RoL_Sspl_1.0, whole genome shotgun sequence encodes:
- the ccdc135 gene encoding dynein regulatory complex subunit 7 gives MENPPVTDGDQQVKDGDKPQNGEADTGQEEDAEMVEDLPPVSYRTISDDEAVLLRMADNFQRQYSHYCPERKPLFLCPINECGIKKFVSTTLRPTMMDYSELYTWDGAASFVADYLSLEPLESPDELPKYLCSPTLVLRRQKGMCFEFSTLLCSLLLGANYDAYCVSGYAVKEMCQLNQTHQECPLLDPQVKVRAAASEHRCHEFQYQVKPLKELKSRFVAEKNQRTKEAGEAAKWEKLRQQENLEMKPPSPDPLRGLRLHSWVLVLAGSRSIMENFFIDPLTGKNYSTADENFLGIESIWNNVNYYANMQDCSNGCADMMYDLDDINMWEPLLAAKTTRDQDDQGKKPSGAFIMPGSWVDPLAISKKDLETRWPGGSKVTFYKKAKLEKFALEVNSCGLVTRLTTYSDMDCTNVVAVKEWYRFRDDHLEEREVNYVEHSTTESFGRGRRFHLLYHRYTTPPAEVEREMEFSTARVDGLVRRKESPGLMTETYEGREDFLYYRHVVYNGNFTDANIDLEELPLLKVVERFDRNRKKPAKEDVAERVFLVIEKRVNVTYHLEDHRFIPPNRRFIKPGEHQDFTADMVSSFQVDRCEIPPCPRKVYDMLLHLMKDEEVIVQQIKASIIEIRNIVACREQENKDVELDFPMSTTKGASLIHSQREEMKRRAAEELRLLQEKKIDILAPFLARLSNPENLNEVIAQQLYEDCLAEFKERLVAQANLIQERYDRETEELHERQHWFHKNQLNMTKQQTEEYHDYCAEKTLKINVAKKRISLHQEASTQKYVEFVQKLKKDPRLAPYLHH, from the exons ATGGAAAATCCTCCCGTGACTGATGGTGACCAGCAGGTCAAAGATGGAGACAAACCCCAGAACGGTGAGGCGGACACTGGCCAGGAAGA GGATGCGGAGATGGTAGAAGATCTGCCTCCGGTGTCGTACCGAACTATTTCAGATGATGAAGCCGTGCTGCTGAGGATGGCTGACAACTTTCAGCGTCAGTATTCACACTACTGTCCGGAGCGCAAACCACTCTTCCTGTGTCCGATCAATGAGTGTGGCATCAAG AAGTTTGTCTCAACGACTCTTCGGCCGACTATGATGGACTACTCGGAACTTTACACCTGGGATGGCGCTGCCTCTTTTGTTGCTGACTACCTGTCTCTAGAACCTCTCGAGTCACCCGATGAGCTG CCCAAGTACCTGTGTTCACCTACGTTGGTGCTGCGGAGACAGAAAGGcatgtgttttgaattttcCACCCTGCTGTGTAGCCTGTTGCTGGGCGCAAACTACGACGCTTACTGTGTCAGCGGCTATGCGGTCAAAGAGATGTGTCAGCTCAACCAGACGCATCAGGAGTGTCCTCTGCTGGACCCTCAAGTCAAG GTGCGTGCTGCAGCGTCGGAACACCGGTGCCACGAGTtccaatatcaagtgaaacctCTGAAGGAGCTGAAGAGTCGCTTTGTGGCGGAGAAAAATCAGAGGACGAAAGAGGCAGGAGAAGCTGCAAAGTGGGAGAAGCTACGGCAACAAGAG aaTCTGGAGATGAAGCCACCGTCTCCTGACCCGCTGCGAGGTCTGCGTTTACATAGCTGGGTTTTGGTCCTGGCTGGGAGCCGTAGTATCATGGAGAACTTCTTTATTGACCCTCTGACGGGGAAAAACTACAGCACTGCTGATGAAAACTTCCTTGGCATCGAGAGCATTTGGAACAACGTCAACTATTACGCCAACATGCAGGACTGCAGCAATGGCTGTGCG GATATGATGTACGATCTGGATGATATCAACATGTGGGAACCATTATTGGCAGCCAAAACTACAAGGGATCAAGATGATCAG GGGAAAAAGCCCAGCGGAGCTTTCATAATGCCTGGCTCATGGGTCGATCCCTTGGCGATCTCCAAAAAAG ATTTGGAGACCCGCTGGCCAGGAGGTTCAAAAGTCACCTTTTATAAGAAAGCCAAACTTGAGAAGTTTGCTTTAGAAGTCAACTCATGTGGACTGGTAACACGACTCACCACGTACAGTGACATGGACT GCACCAACGTTGTGGCAGTGAAAGAGTGGTACCGTTTTAGAGACGACcacctggaggagagagaagttAACTATGTGGAACACTCCACCACAGAGAGCTTTGGGAGAGGGAGACGATTTCACCTCTTGT ATCACAGGTACACAACCCCACCGGCAGAAGTCGAGCGTGAGATGGAGTTCAGCACTGCTCGTGTCGATGGCTTAGTGCGACGGAAGGAGTCCCCGGGCCTGATGACAGAGACCTATGAGGGCAGGGAAGACTTCCTGTACTACCGTCATGTTGTCTATAATGGAAACTTTACAGATGCCAACATAGACCTGGAAGAGCTACCACTTTTG AAAGTGGTGGAGCGGTTCGACCGCAACAGGAAGAAACCAGCCAAAGAAGACGTTGCTGAGCGGGTTTTTCTTGTCATTGAAAAGCGAGTCAATGTCACTTATCATTTAGAAGATCATCGATTCATCCCTCCAAACAGACGCTTCATAAAACCAGGGGAACATCAGGACTTCACAGCTGACATGGTGTCCAGCTTCCAG GTGGATCGATGTGAAATTCCGCCCTGCCCCCGCAAAGTGTATGACATGCTGTTACATCTGATGAAGGACGAGGAAGTTATCGTTCAACAAATCAAAGCATCTATCATAGAG ATAAGAAACATTGTGGCGTGCAGGGAACAGGAGAATAAAGATGTGGAGCTGGATTTCCCGATGTCTACCACAAAGGGAGCGTCACTGATCCACAGCCAGAGAGAAGAAATG AAACGTCGGGCTGCTGAGGAATTGAggctgctgcaggagaagaagatAGACATCCTTGCACCCTTCCTCGCCAGGCTGAGCAATCCCGAAAATCTGAATGAAGTGATTGCCCAGCAACTGTATGAGGACTGTCTGGCTGAATTTAAAGAACGATTGGTGGCCCAGGCCAATCTCATACAGGAGCGCTATGACAGG GAGACAGAGGAGCTGCACGAACGGCAGCACTGGTTCCACAAAAACCAGCTCAACATGACCAAACAGCAGACGGAAGAGTACCATGACTACTGTGCGGAGAAGACCCTGAAAATAAACGTGGCCAAGAAACGGATAAGCTT GCATCAGGAAGCATCGACTCAGAAGTACGTTGAGTTTGTGCAGAAGCTGAAAAAAGATCCTCGACTTGCCCCGTACTTGCACCATTAA
- the LOC128750053 gene encoding macrophage mannose receptor 1-like has translation MSVSHSEALEHCRSKYADLVSIHDVETVNILADKAKRAQMDDLEVWIGLHKVSHGFTWSLSNDTFYGPGERLFRKWSGAELSILDGLQGCTQMNENGYWTNSICATLQYSVCLNVTHNATEFVFIKDLKNWSKAQIHCRRHYTDLATIRHEDDNRKVREISSNTTVWIGLSSGSWEWLDKSNFTFRFWHHEQNEPDISDIGGICVVADFSQGGKWKDRRCKHQRTFVCYEEPDSLQVIVVQFLTKSLDLNNQTLNVDILKQLTQKVQGGLPGNAALRWKKWLAGKIFFEIKLSSAADLI, from the exons ATGTCTGTCAGCCATTCTGAAGCTCTTGAACACTGCAGAAGTAAATACGCCGACTTGGTCTCTATACACGACGTGGAAACTGTCAACATCCTCGCTGACAAGGCCAAAAGGGCACAAATGGATGATTTG GAGGTCTGGATTGGATTGCACAAGGTCTCTCATGGCTTCACTTGGTCGCTGTCCAACGACACATTTTACGGACCAGGGGAGAGACTGTTCAGGAAATGGAGTGGTGCAGAGCTCAGTATTCTGGATGGTCTACAAGGATGTACACAGATGAATGAAAATGGGTACTGGACCAATTCCATTTGTGCCACTCTACAGTATTCAGTCTGCCTTAATGTCACAC ATAATGCAACAGAATTTGTCTTCATTAAGGACCTCAAAAATTGGAGCAAAGCTCAGATCCACTGCAGGCGACATTACACAGATCTGGCCACTATAAGGCACGAGGACGACAACAGAAAGGTTCGGGAGATCAGCTCCAATACAACAGTCTGGATTGGCCTCTCCAGTGGCTCCTGGGAGTGGTTGGACAAAAGCAACTTTACGTTTCGATTCTGGCATCATGAGCAGAATGAGCCTGACATTTCTGACATTGGAGGTATTTGTGTTGTTGCAGACTTTAGTCAGGGAGGAAAATGGAAGGACAGGCGGTGTAAACACCAAAGGACATTTGTCTGCTATGAAG AACCTGATTCCCTGCAAGTGATCGTGGTGCAATTTCTGACCAAATCTCTGGATCTGAACAATCAAACTCTGAATGTGGACATCTTGAAGCAG TTGACACAGAAGGTACAAGGCGGACTTCCTGGAAATGCGGCGCTACGCTGGAAGAAGTGGTTAGCTGGGAAAATCTTCTTTGAGATCAAACTATCTTCTGCTGCTGATCTTATTTGA
- the LOC128749815 gene encoding peptidase inhibitor 16-like: MHHRSSSQLQGVSGTAQDGVFIQVKGTRHQLMSTNGGAARGFYPRKAAPLWAWLLMGALVVPGAWSFLSEEQEELLVELHNHYRGVVSPSASAMMPLKWDANLKLIAENYAAKCIWSHNPELEDTGENLFAGTGQLDLREAMEKWFLERLNYNYSNNSCEEDMLCGHYTQMVWADTHRVGCAFHLCNMMEGLGWEKVSFLVCNYYPAGNYEDERPYVEGEWCSSCPENLQKCENNLCVPDNEEDEDVMVGEDATEDPYSTTTVLPILPEEMSKEEEEEEEEMKASPPSFSEPILTLEPTSSPSIVSTTRPTAARLPTSHTDEPTDPTAAGLPAEVEQEQMSVEEEVKIEVEKVKEQEKRKEIGRDISAKEGSEAVARGINKIHSATSAAVALLAPLFLTCLTAVLALEL; this comes from the exons ATGCACCATCGGAGCTCCTCACAGCTCCAAGGGGTCTCAGGAACTGCCCAGGATGGAGTCTTCATCCAAGTGAAAGGGACCCGGCATCAGCTGATGAGCACCAACGGGGGAGCAGCCCGTGGTTTCTACCCCAGAAAAGCAGCTCCTCTCTGGGCATGGCTTCTGATGGGGGCCCTGGTGGTGCCTGGAGCTTGGAGCTTTTTGTCTGAGGAGCAAgaggagctgctggtggagctTCACAACCACTACAGAGGTGTGGTGTCACCCAGTGCGTCGGCCATGATGCCCCTG AAATGGGACGCAAACTTGAAGTTGATAGCAGAAAACTATGCAGCCAAATGTATCTGGAGCCACAACCCAGAACTGGAAGACACTGGAGAGAACCTCTTTGCCGGCACTGGACAACTGGATCTGCGAGAAGCTATGGAAAAATGGTTTCTGG AACGGCTGAACTACAACTACAGCAACAACAGCTGTGAAGAAGACATGCTTTGCGGACACTACACACAG ATGGTTTGGGCCGACACACACAGGGTCGGCTGTGCGTTCCATCTCTGCAACATGATGGAAGGCCTTGGTTGGGAGAAGGTCTCCTTTTTGGTCTGCAACTACTACCCAGC GGGGAACTATGAAGACGAGAGGCCGTACGTGGAAGGAGAGTGGTGCTCAAGTTGTCCCGAAAATCTacagaaatgtgaaaacaacCTCTGTG TTCCAGACaatgaggaggacgaggatgtAATGGTGGGTGAAGATGCTACAGAAGATCCTTACTCTACAACAACAGTTCTGCCCATCCTGCCTGAAGAGATgagcaaggaggaggaggaagaggaggaggagatgaaggcctctcctccatctttcaGTGAGCCCATCCTGACTCTGGAACCCACCAGTTCACCCAGCATCGTCTCCACCACAAGACCCACAGCAGCACGGCTCCCCACCTCTCACACGGATGAACCAACCGACCCGACCGCTGCTGGACTCCCTGCTGAAGTGGAGCAGGAGCAGAtgagtgtggaggaggaggtgaagattGAGGTCGAGAAGGTCAAAGAGCaggagaaaaggaaggaaaTAGGGAGAGACATTTCGGCTAAAGAAGGGTCTGAGGCGGTAGCACGAGGGATAAACAAAATCCACAGTGCTACCAGTGCTGCTGTAGCCCTTTTAGCTCCTCTGTTTCTCACCTGTCTGACTGCTGTCCTGGCTCTGGAGCTGTGA
- the edem2 gene encoding ER degradation-enhancing alpha-mannosidase-like protein 2, translating into MRVPVAVALLVWLLNNAASRQFTEEEMAEVRQRINGMFYHAYNSYLDNAFPYDELRPLTCDGQDTWGSFSLTLIDALDTLLVLGNHTEFQRVASILQDTVDFDIDVNASVFETNIRVVGGLLSAHLLAGRAGMELEPGWPCSGPLLRMAEEAARKLLPAFDTPTGMPYGTVNLLHGVSPTETPVTCTAGVGTFILEFATLSRLTGDPVFENKARQALRALWKTRSDIGLVGNHIDILSKKWVAQDAGIGAGVDSYFEYLVKGAIMLQDEELLSMFQDYNRAIQNYTRFDDWYLWVQMHKGTVSMPVFQSLEAFWPGLQSLLGNLDGAVRTFQNYYSVWRQFGGLPEFYSIPQGYTVDKREGYPLRPELIESAMYLFKATGDHTYLQLGLDAVESIEKIAKTPCGYASVKDLRDHQLDNRMESFFLAETIKYLYLLFDPSHFLHGGSLDSESSWEVGGEDGECVLGAGGFIFNTEAHPLDPAALYCCSRHAQDRQELRNILLNLAESAGSKTKPPTLEDRQWGLSESIALKPGEKKTTPLLSCPVQSYSARLSILGQVFSDNT; encoded by the exons ATGCGGGTCCCCGTGGCTGTCGCGCTGTTAGTTTGGCTGCTAAACAATGCAGCAAGCCGACAGTTCACTGAGGAGGAGATGGCTGAAGTGAG GCAGCGCATCAATGGCATGTTCTACCACGCGTACAACAGCTACCTGGACAATGCTTTCCCCTACGATGAGCTGCGCCCCCTCACCTGTGATGGACAAGACACCTGGGGCAG CTTCTCTCTAACTCTAATTGATGCTCTGGACACGCTCCTG GTGCTTGGGAACCATACAGAGTTCCAGCGTGTGGCGTCCATCCTCCAAGACACTGTAGATTTTGACATTGATGTCAACGCATCTGTATTTGAAACTAACATCAGAG TTGTCGGAGGCCTGCTCTCAGCTCACTTGCTCGCGGGCAGAGCAGGGATGGAGTTGGAGCCCGGCTGGCCTTGCTCGGGTCCACTGCTGCGGATGGCTGAGGAGGCTGCCAGGAAACTGTTGCCTG CTTTTGACACTCCCACTGGAATGCCGTACGGTACGGTCAACCTGCTTCACGGGGTTAGTCCTACGGAGACGCCCGTCACCTGCACGGCTGGTGTTGGaacttttattttggagtttgcCACGCTGAGCCGACTTACCGGGGACCCTGTGTTTGAAAACAAAGCTCGCCAGGCACTGAGAGCATTGTGGAAGACCAGATCCGACATCGGACTC GTGGGGAATCACATCGACATTCTATCCAAGAAATGGGTCGCCCAGGATGCCGGGATTGGAGCTGGTGTTGACTCATACTTTGAGTATTTGGTGAAAGGGGCCATCATGCTGCAGGATGAGGAACTGCTGAGCATGTTTCAGG ATTACAACCGGGCCATCCAGAACTACACCCGCTTTGATGACTGGTACCTGTGGGTCCAGATGCATAAAGGAACCGTGTCGATGCCAGTTTTTCAGTCCCTGGAGGCCTTTTGGCCTGGACTTCAG TCCCTCCTTGGAAACCTTGATGGGGCAGTCAGAACCTTCCAGAACTACTACTCAGTTTGGAGGCAGTTTGGAGGTCTGCCTGAGTTTTACAGCATCCCTCAGGGCTACACGGTGGACAAGCGGGAGGGTTATCCTCTCAGGCCAG AGTTGATAGAAAGTGCCATGTACCTATTCAAGGCGACAGGTGACCACACCTACCTGCAGCTGGGACTTGATGCGGTGGAATCCATCGAGAAGATCGCAAAGACCCCCTGCGGATATGCTAGT GTCAAAGATCTGCGCGATCACCAGCTGGACAACCGCATGGAGTCCTTCTTTCTGGCTGAAACCATTAAATACCTTTACCTGCTGTTCGACCCGTCGCACTTCCTGCATGGGGGCAGTTTGGACAGTGAGAGCTCCTGGGAGGTGGGCGGCGAGGACGGGGAGTGCGTCTTAGGTGCAGGGGGCTTCATCTTCAACACCGAGGCTCACCCCCTGGACCCCGCAGCGCTCTACTGCTGCAGCCGCCACGCTCAAGATCGACAGGAGCTCCGCAACATCCTGCTCAACCTGGCGGAGTCGGCAGGCAGCAAAACTAAACCTCCCACACTAGAAGACCGTCAGTGGGGTCTATCGGAGAGCATCGCTCTAAAGCCAGGAGAGAAAAAGACAACACCACTGCTCTCTTGTCCTGTTCAGTCTTACAGTGCTCGGCTCTCCATACTGGGACAGGTCTTCTCTGATAACACTTGA